A part of Sandaracinaceae bacterium genomic DNA contains:
- the purL gene encoding phosphoribosylformylglycinamidine synthase, which translates to MLTLRGAPALSDHQTQKLFERVRAAAPGVRGVYAEYVHFVELSAALDDKEGALLDRLLEYGPSVPRRKLDGTTLLVVPRLGTRSPWSSKATDIAHITGLTKVTRLERGLRYVLKGELERPDADLETTLKSVAALLHDRMTQSVLRSEAEAGALFRVDVPTPLTSVDVLGAGRAALEAANQTLGLALADDELDYLVDAFRTLGRNPNDVELMMFAQANSEHCRHKIFNANWVVDGKPQTRSLFGMIRYTHERSPNGILSAYSDNAAVFEGSEAERFFPDAERRVYQKTTEPVHVLIKVETHNHPTAIAPFAGAATGAGGEIRDEGATGRGGKPKAGLAGFSVSNLRLPDAIQPWEHDYGKPERIASALDIMLEGPLGSAAFSNEFGRPNLAGYFRTFEQRCAGPAGTEVRGYHKPIMIAGGYGSIRAGHVEKQRIPPGAHIIVLGGPAMLIGLGGGAASSMASGQSAEDLDFASVQRDNAEMERRCQEVIDRCWQLGDANPIVSIHDVGAGGLSNALPELVHDSARGAKFELRAVPNDELGMSPLAIWCNESQERYVLAIAPDALPMFDAMCKRERAPYAVLGQATEEEHLTVADAHFRDTPIDLPLSVLFGKPPKMTRDVRSIATLPKPLDTSDMDVREAALRVLRLPTVADKTFLITIGDRTVTGLVARDQMVGPFQVPVADCAVTTAGFDTYVGEAMALGERTPIALLEPAASARMAIGEAITNLAAAPIEQLSLVRLSANWMAPAGHPGQDAGLFDMVKAIGMELCPALGIAIPVGKDSMSMRTTWREGDEAKSVTAPLSLIVTAFAPVFDARKALTPQLRRDRGDTVLVLIDLGMEQNRLGASALAQVYEQLGDEPADLDDPELLIGFFDAIQRLNRERRVLAYHDRSDGGLFATLAEMAFAGGTGLDIRLDGLGGEALPILFNEELGAVIQVRSDDLEEVLLTFASHGLNGCAHAIGKLRDDDQLCFSLHGKVVLDESRVFLRDIWSDTTHRMQALRDDPTCADEEQEARTDPTDPGMSVSVPFAPGEDVAAPFINTGVRPPMAILREQGVNGQVEMAAAFDRAGFECVDVHMSDLLSGEVSLSRFRGLATCGGFSYGDVLGAGEGWAKSVLYNTRVRDEFEAFFHRRDTFALGVCNGCQMMSTLREIVPGAELWPRFVQNRSLRFEARLSLVEIRRSPSLFFEGMEGARLPIAVAHGEGRAELEGHDHQLRLEDESLIAMRFVDNRGNVAHTYPANPNGSPGGIASVTTPDGRVTIMMPHPERVFRSVQHSWRPDGWGEAAPFLRMFRNARVWVG; encoded by the coding sequence ATGCTGACGCTTCGTGGCGCGCCTGCGCTCTCCGACCACCAGACGCAGAAGCTGTTCGAGCGGGTGCGAGCGGCTGCCCCCGGCGTGCGGGGTGTCTACGCGGAGTACGTTCACTTCGTGGAGCTGAGCGCTGCGCTCGACGACAAGGAAGGCGCGCTGCTGGACCGCTTGCTCGAGTACGGGCCGAGCGTGCCGCGCCGCAAGCTGGACGGGACCACGCTGCTGGTGGTGCCGCGCCTCGGCACGCGCTCGCCTTGGTCCAGCAAGGCCACGGACATCGCGCACATCACCGGGCTCACCAAGGTCACGCGCCTCGAGCGCGGGCTGCGCTACGTGCTGAAGGGGGAGCTCGAGCGCCCGGACGCCGACCTCGAAACCACGCTGAAGAGCGTGGCCGCGCTGCTGCACGACCGCATGACGCAGTCGGTGCTGCGCAGCGAGGCCGAGGCCGGCGCGCTGTTCCGCGTGGACGTGCCCACCCCGCTCACCAGCGTGGACGTTCTGGGGGCCGGGCGCGCGGCGCTCGAGGCCGCCAACCAAACGCTCGGGCTGGCGCTGGCCGACGACGAGCTCGACTACCTGGTGGACGCGTTCCGCACGCTGGGCCGCAACCCCAACGATGTGGAGCTCATGATGTTCGCGCAGGCGAACTCCGAGCACTGCCGGCACAAGATCTTCAACGCCAACTGGGTGGTGGACGGCAAGCCGCAGACGCGCTCGCTCTTCGGGATGATCCGCTACACGCACGAGCGGTCGCCCAACGGCATCCTGTCGGCCTACAGCGACAACGCGGCGGTCTTCGAAGGCAGCGAGGCGGAGCGCTTCTTCCCGGACGCCGAGCGGCGCGTCTACCAGAAGACCACCGAGCCGGTGCACGTGCTCATCAAGGTGGAGACGCACAACCACCCCACGGCCATCGCGCCGTTTGCGGGTGCGGCCACGGGCGCCGGCGGTGAGATCCGCGACGAAGGCGCCACCGGCCGCGGCGGCAAGCCGAAGGCAGGTCTCGCGGGCTTCTCGGTCAGCAACCTGCGCCTGCCGGACGCCATCCAGCCGTGGGAGCACGACTACGGCAAGCCCGAGCGCATCGCGTCGGCCCTGGACATCATGCTGGAGGGGCCGCTCGGCAGCGCGGCGTTCAGCAACGAGTTCGGGCGCCCCAACCTGGCCGGCTACTTCCGCACGTTCGAGCAGCGCTGCGCTGGGCCCGCGGGCACCGAGGTGCGCGGCTACCACAAGCCCATCATGATCGCGGGCGGCTACGGCAGCATCCGCGCGGGGCACGTGGAGAAGCAGCGCATCCCGCCGGGCGCGCACATCATCGTGCTGGGTGGGCCCGCCATGCTCATCGGGCTCGGTGGCGGCGCGGCCTCCTCCATGGCCAGTGGCCAGAGCGCCGAGGACCTCGACTTCGCCTCGGTGCAGCGCGACAACGCCGAGATGGAGCGGCGCTGCCAAGAGGTCATCGACCGCTGCTGGCAGCTGGGTGACGCGAACCCCATCGTGTCCATCCACGACGTGGGTGCAGGCGGCCTGAGCAACGCGCTGCCGGAGCTGGTGCACGACTCGGCGCGCGGGGCCAAGTTCGAGCTGCGCGCGGTGCCCAACGACGAGCTGGGCATGAGCCCGCTGGCCATCTGGTGCAACGAGTCGCAGGAGCGCTACGTGCTGGCCATCGCGCCCGACGCGCTGCCCATGTTCGACGCCATGTGCAAGCGTGAGCGCGCACCCTACGCGGTGCTCGGCCAGGCCACCGAGGAAGAGCACCTCACCGTCGCGGACGCGCACTTCCGCGACACGCCCATCGACCTGCCGCTGTCCGTGCTGTTCGGGAAGCCGCCCAAGATGACGCGCGACGTGCGCAGCATCGCCACGCTGCCGAAGCCGCTCGACACCAGCGACATGGACGTGCGCGAGGCCGCGCTGCGCGTGCTGCGCCTGCCCACCGTGGCGGACAAGACCTTCCTGATCACCATCGGCGACCGCACGGTGACCGGCCTGGTGGCGCGTGACCAGATGGTGGGGCCCTTCCAGGTGCCCGTGGCGGACTGCGCCGTGACCACCGCCGGCTTCGACACCTACGTGGGCGAGGCCATGGCTCTCGGCGAGCGCACGCCCATCGCGCTGCTGGAGCCTGCGGCGTCCGCGCGCATGGCCATCGGCGAGGCCATCACCAACCTGGCGGCCGCGCCCATCGAGCAGCTGTCGCTGGTGCGCTTGAGCGCCAACTGGATGGCACCGGCTGGGCACCCCGGCCAGGACGCCGGCCTGTTCGACATGGTGAAGGCCATCGGCATGGAGCTGTGCCCCGCGCTCGGCATCGCCATCCCGGTCGGCAAGGACAGCATGTCCATGCGCACCACGTGGCGCGAGGGCGACGAGGCCAAGAGCGTCACGGCGCCGCTGTCGCTCATCGTCACGGCCTTCGCGCCGGTGTTCGACGCACGCAAGGCGCTCACCCCACAGCTGCGCCGCGACCGCGGGGACACGGTGCTGGTGCTCATCGACCTGGGCATGGAGCAGAACCGTCTGGGCGCGAGCGCGCTGGCGCAGGTGTACGAGCAGCTGGGCGACGAGCCCGCGGACCTCGACGACCCGGAGCTGCTCATCGGCTTCTTCGACGCCATCCAGCGCCTCAACCGCGAGCGGCGCGTGCTGGCCTACCACGACCGCTCCGACGGCGGCCTCTTCGCCACGCTGGCCGAGATGGCCTTCGCGGGCGGCACGGGGCTCGACATCCGGCTGGACGGCCTGGGCGGCGAGGCGCTGCCCATCCTCTTCAACGAAGAGCTGGGCGCGGTCATCCAGGTGCGCAGCGACGACCTCGAGGAGGTGCTGCTCACGTTCGCGTCGCACGGCCTCAACGGCTGCGCGCACGCCATCGGCAAGCTGCGCGACGACGACCAGCTGTGCTTCTCCCTGCACGGCAAGGTGGTGCTGGACGAGTCGCGCGTGTTCCTGCGCGACATCTGGAGCGACACCACGCACCGCATGCAGGCGCTGCGCGACGACCCCACCTGCGCCGACGAAGAGCAAGAGGCCCGCACGGACCCGACCGACCCGGGCATGAGCGTGAGCGTGCCCTTCGCGCCCGGTGAAGACGTGGCCGCGCCGTTCATCAACACCGGCGTGCGCCCGCCCATGGCCATCCTGCGCGAGCAGGGCGTCAACGGGCAGGTGGAGATGGCGGCCGCGTTCGACCGCGCCGGCTTCGAGTGCGTGGACGTGCACATGAGCGACCTGCTCTCGGGCGAGGTGTCGCTCTCGCGCTTCCGCGGCCTCGCCACGTGCGGCGGCTTCAGCTACGGCGACGTGCTCGGCGCCGGTGAGGGCTGGGCCAAGAGCGTGCTCTACAACACGCGCGTGCGCGACGAGTTCGAGGCCTTCTTCCATCGCCGCGACACGTTCGCGCTGGGCGTCTGCAACGGCTGCCAGATGATGAGCACGCTGCGCGAGATCGTGCCCGGCGCCGAGCTCTGGCCGCGCTTCGTGCAGAACCGCTCGCTACGCTTCGAGGCGCGCCTCAGCCTGGTGGAGATCCGCCGCTCCCCCAGCCTGTTCTTCGAGGGCATGGAGGGCGCGCGTCTGCCCATCGCGGTGGCGCACGGCGAGGGCCGCGCCGAGCTCGAGGGGCACGACCACCAGCTGCGCCTGGAGGACGAGAGCCTCATCGCGATGCGCTTCGTGGACAACCGCGGCAACGTGGCCCACACCTACCCCGCGAACCCCAACGGCTCGCCGGGAGGCATCGCCAGCGTGACCACGCCGGACGGCCGCGTGACCATCATGATGCCGCACCCGGAGCGCGTGTTCCGCAGCGTGCAGCACAGCTGGCGCCCAGACGGCTGGGGCGAGGCGGCGCCCTTCCTGCGCATGTTCCGCAACGCACGCGTCTGGGTGGGCTGA
- a CDS encoding tellurite resistance TerB family protein produces MEIDKSQAIAIAAFARFDGDVTDPLLRGVSAAYCLIACADGDLDDAELREYVRLAESDARFEKVDQSKLAQALRTFAEALQTDLQVGRTRALELVREVGKDAATRTLLLDAAKLAMQANANVTRSEIGALRDLCMALGVNPRDHLPD; encoded by the coding sequence ATGGAGATCGACAAGAGCCAAGCCATCGCCATCGCCGCCTTCGCTCGCTTCGACGGGGACGTGACCGACCCCTTGCTGCGCGGCGTGAGCGCGGCCTACTGCTTGATCGCCTGCGCGGACGGCGACCTGGACGACGCCGAGCTACGCGAGTACGTGCGCCTGGCCGAGAGCGACGCCCGCTTCGAGAAGGTGGACCAGAGCAAGTTGGCGCAGGCCCTGCGCACCTTCGCCGAGGCGCTTCAGACCGACTTGCAGGTGGGCCGCACGCGGGCGCTCGAGCTGGTGCGCGAGGTGGGCAAGGACGCCGCCACGCGCACGCTGCTGCTGGATGCGGCCAAGCTGGCCATGCAGGCCAACGCGAACGTCACGCGCAGCGAGATCGGCGCGCTGCGCGACCTGTGCATGGCGCTGGGGGTCAACCCGCGCGATCATCTCCCCGACTGA
- a CDS encoding thymidine kinase has translation MASLYFYYSAMNAGKSTTLLQSAHNYQERGMRCLLFAPRIDGRYGEGKITSRIGLQADARVFERDADLFASVRDDVAQQPLHCVLVDEAQFLSKTQVLQLTLVADELDVPVLCYGLRTDFRGEPFEGSQYLLAWADRLEEIKTICHTGRKATFNARLDGTGARVLEGAQIDVGHHYVAMSRKEFGLAEVQGYAPGAAPVSRGDDRAG, from the coding sequence ATGGCCAGCCTCTACTTCTACTACTCCGCGATGAACGCCGGGAAGAGCACCACGCTGCTGCAGTCGGCGCACAACTACCAGGAGCGGGGCATGCGCTGCCTGCTCTTCGCGCCGCGCATCGACGGGCGCTACGGCGAGGGCAAGATCACGTCCCGCATCGGGCTCCAGGCCGACGCACGTGTGTTCGAGCGCGACGCGGATCTCTTCGCCAGCGTGCGCGACGACGTGGCGCAGCAGCCGCTGCACTGCGTGCTGGTGGACGAGGCGCAGTTCCTGAGCAAGACGCAGGTGTTGCAGCTGACCCTGGTCGCCGACGAGCTGGACGTGCCCGTGCTCTGCTACGGCCTGCGCACGGACTTTCGTGGTGAGCCCTTCGAGGGCAGCCAGTACCTGCTGGCCTGGGCGGACCGGCTCGAGGAGATCAAGACCATCTGCCACACGGGCCGCAAGGCCACCTTCAACGCGCGCTTGGACGGCACGGGCGCGCGGGTGCTCGAGGGTGCACAGATCGACGTGGGCCACCACTACGTGGCCATGAGCCGCAAGGAGTTCGGGCTGGCCGAGGTGCAGGGCTATGCCCCGGGCGCGGCTCCCGTCAGTCGGGGAGATGATCGCGCGGGTTGA
- a CDS encoding helix-turn-helix domain-containing protein translates to MILSLAAGVGTTETARALGTCDRSVRKWRARWEQAPVVESLRDGDRPGRPRVIVAETRCTVLQLACDKPDKLLTPFRDTWTQGALSMALTLRTGSQSAVAQFSGS, encoded by the coding sequence ATGATCCTCTCACTGGCAGCAGGCGTAGGCACCACCGAGACCGCGCGGGCGTTGGGCACGTGCGACCGCTCGGTCAGGAAGTGGCGGGCGCGCTGGGAGCAGGCCCCTGTCGTCGAGTCTCTTCGCGACGGCGACCGTCCGGGTCGACCGCGCGTGATCGTGGCGGAGACGCGCTGCACCGTGCTCCAGCTCGCATGCGACAAGCCCGACAAGCTGCTCACTCCCTTCCGCGACACCTGGACACAGGGCGCGCTATCGATGGCTCTCACGTTGCGCACGGGGTCGCAATCAGCCGTAGCTCAGTTCAGCGGATCTTGA
- a CDS encoding transposase, which translates to MARICDLYRNPPADAVVLCIDEKPLQTLERRFPTTVGPDGVVRRDFEYVRHGVGHLLAALNVVTGEVTTEVVDKRDAATLTRFMQAVARRYRGKRVIVVGQPEHPSRGQG; encoded by the coding sequence GTGGCGCGCATCTGCGACCTGTACCGCAACCCGCCTGCCGACGCCGTCGTGCTCTGCATCGACGAGAAGCCTTTGCAGACGCTGGAGCGCCGGTTCCCAACGACGGTCGGACCGGACGGTGTCGTTCGGCGCGACTTCGAGTACGTGCGACATGGCGTCGGACACCTGCTCGCGGCGCTGAACGTCGTGACGGGAGAGGTCACCACCGAGGTGGTGGACAAGCGCGACGCCGCGACCCTGACGCGCTTCATGCAGGCCGTGGCGCGACGCTATCGAGGCAAGCGCGTGATCGTCGTGGGACAACCTGAACATCCATCACGAGGGCAAGGATGA